ATCAAGCCCAGTTGAACCATCATGCTCGTCTGATCCACATTCGCCCAGTGTTCGACGATCTTGTCGTCTTTACATCGGACAAAGTGGAGTTCCGACCAGGTGGCGCTCTTGCCAGTTGGTTTCATTCCCAAGAACTCGCCCTTCATCGTGCCGCGCGCGGTCACGCGTTGCACGACCAGGTCGTCTTCGCCAAACGCATCCTCGATGGTGTACTTGAAATCGGGGAATGCCGCGCGCAGACTGTTAAAAAACATTTTGACGCCTTCGACCGTCGGCGGAATGCCGGGCGGCGCGGCATGTTCGACAAAGTTCGGTGCAAGCAAGTCACTCATATGATCGAGTTTGCCGGTGTTGAGAACCTCTTCGACAAGACGCCGCGTTATCTCTTTATTTTGATGGTGCGCCATCCTATCCCTCCTTTGTGAAACTCAGACGCGAGCGCGTCCATTTGATTTGCACTCGTTCACGACAGAGAACGAATTTGCCGGGCAATCATCCTTCCGACTTGAATAACGTCAAGCCGAGCCAGATGTACCAAATCGGATTGACGATGAATCCTTCGAGCAAAGCCGGAATTACAATCACTGGACTCGTCGCATTCAAAACGATCAAACGACCGAGATAAATTACGATGAGTAAAATTGCGGAAATGTAGCCGAGGTATCCCAGCCCTTTCGAAATTCGCGCGCCGCGCGTGATGAGCGACGCAAAGCCGAACATCGCGATGCCAGCGATACCGAAGGTCAACAAGCCGCGCGGATCAATTTGGCTAGGCAAATCAGCCAGCGCGGGAACATTCGTCGCCGGCGGATTGAGCGCGTTCGCGAGATCGTAGCCGCCGTGAATCAACGAGCCGAACGCGGCGACCAGACCCAGCGCGACCGCCCACGACGCCAGCGCGCCGTCCGCATCGCGGACGCGATAGTACAGCGCGACGAGCGCGAGCGTAGAAAACAATCCGCCGAGCATGAGAAAGAGCGAATAAAGTGTCGCATCTTTCAGTACGATGAATGCGACCGAGTAGAGAACGCCGACGACGCCGACAAGCATCGCGCTGATCGCGGCAAAGCGCTCGAACGTATTCACGCGTGACGATGTGTATAGACTTGGATCGCGGTGAACCATTGCTGATTGCATTTTTTCTCCTGGTTAACACTTTCCAGAATCCAGGTTTCTTGGAGAAACCCGGATTCTATCCCCGCTTTCAAGAATCGGTCTTGCAAGATCACAACTCCGGCAGGAGACCCAATGAACGAAGCAATCCCGCTAAATCCCACAAGTACAACGCACGCGTAACGAGACCGTCGCGGAGAGTGAGCACCGTGATGCCGCGAATGTTGACGAGGCGTCCGGTCGCTGGAATGTTCATCAACCCGCCTTGATGCGTGCCACGCGCCGACCACACGAGCACAACACGCGTGCCGTTGAGAATCACTTCGTCGTTTTGAAAATCAAGATCGGGGAAGGCATGAAAATATTGCGACAGCATTTGACGAATACCAGCAGGACCGCGATGCGGGGTCGCTTGCGCAAGATCAACGCCTTCATAATCGCGCGCGTAGAATGCGGTGATGCGTTCTACATTATGCGAGTTCCAAGCATCCAACAATTGGGATACGAACTGCGTGTTCGGGTCAGGCATAGACATTCTCTAAAAACAAAACTGCGGCTGTCACTTTCGACAACCGCAGTTTACACCGGGGCACCGTTCAAACGCCAGACCGGAAAGTGCTCATTTTTTGTTCATTTTGTCAATCAATGAAACTTTTTCTCCCCCGCTTCAATTCGCACGCTCAACCGATTTTCCGGTGGCGGAAACGGACAAGACCAGCTGGCGTTGTACGCGCAGTAAGGGTTATAGCAAAAATTGAAATCTACCACGAGTTCGTTGTGGTAATGTTCCTCCGGCTCCAGGTACCTTCCCGCGCCGTACGATT
The Chloroflexota bacterium genome window above contains:
- a CDS encoding ester cyclase — translated: MPDPNTQFVSQLLDAWNSHNVERITAFYARDYEGVDLAQATPHRGPAGIRQMLSQYFHAFPDLDFQNDEVILNGTRVVLVWSARGTHQGGLMNIPATGRLVNIRGITVLTLRDGLVTRALYLWDLAGLLRSLGLLPEL
- a CDS encoding ester cyclase; this encodes MAHHQNKEITRRLVEEVLNTGKLDHMSDLLAPNFVEHAAPPGIPPTVEGVKMFFNSLRAAFPDFKYTIEDAFGEDDLVVQRVTARGTMKGEFLGMKPTGKSATWSELHFVRCKDDKIVEHWANVDQTSMMVQLGLIQMPGA